A region of the Pseudarthrobacter phenanthrenivorans Sphe3 genome:
ATGGCGCCAAGGGAGCCCATGCCCCGGTAGGACTTGAACTGCTTGCCGTTGACGAAGATCAGTTCACCCGGGGACTCATCGCAGCCGGCCAGGAGCGAGCCGAGCATCACGGTGTCGGCGCCGGCAACGAGGGCCTTGCCGATGTCGCCCGAGTACTGCAGGCCGCCGTCGGCAATCAGCGGCACGCCGGCCGGGATTGCCGCCTTGGCGGACTCGTAGATGGCCGTGATCTGCGGGACGCCCACGCCTGCCACCACGCGGGTGGTGCAGATGGAGCCGGGACCCACGCCCACCTTGATGCCGTCGGCTCCGGCGTCGATCAGGGCCTGCGCGCCTTCACGCGTGGCTGCCTGGCCGCCGATGACGTCCACGTGGGCTGCCACCGGATCGGACTTCAGGCGGCGGATCATGTCCAGCACGCCCTGCGAGTGGCCGTTCGCGGTGTCCACGAACAGCGCGTCGACGCCGGCGTCCACGAGTGCCATGGCGCGCTCCCAGCCGTCCCCGAAGAAACCGATGGCTGCGCCCACGCGGAGCCGGCCTTCGTCGTCCTTGGTGGCCAGGGGGTACTGCTCCGCCTTGGTGAAGTCCTTCGTGGTGATCAAGCCCTTGAGCCGGCCCTGCTCATCCACCAGGGGGAGCTTCTCGATCTTGTTGGTGGCCAGCTTGTGCGACGCTTCCTCGCGGCTGATGCCCACGTGCCCGGTCACCAGCGGCATCTTGGTCATGACGTCGCTGACCAGCCGCAGCGGGAAGTCGGACTCGGGCACAAAGCGGGTGTCGCGGTTGGTGACGATGCCCAGGAGGCGGTTGTCCTCATCCACTACCGGAAGGCCGGAAACACGGTACTGGGCACACAGGTTGTCCAGTTCGCGGAGGGTGGCCTCGGGCCGGATGGTCAGCGGGTTGGTGATCATGCCCGATTCGCTGCGCTTCACCCGGTCAACCTGGTCCGCCTGGTCGGCGATGGAGAGGTTGCGGTGCACCACGCCCAGGCCGCCCTGGCGGGCCATGGCGATGGCCATCCGTGACTCCGTCACGGTGTCCATGGCGGCGGACAGCAGCGGCGTCTGCACGGTGATCCGCTTGGAGATCCGGGAGGACGTGTCCGCTTCTGACGGAATGACCTCGGTATGGCCGGGCAGGAGCAGGACGTCGTCATAGGTCAGGCCGATGAAGCCAAAGGGGTTGTGTTCGGGCTCGGTCATGAATGCGCCTCTTACCTTGGTTGCGTGCGGGTAGGGGTTGCAGCCGATGACCAGCCCGTCATTACGGGACTGGCCTGT
Encoded here:
- the guaB gene encoding IMP dehydrogenase; amino-acid sequence: MTEPEHNPFGFIGLTYDDVLLLPGHTEVIPSEADTSSRISKRITVQTPLLSAAMDTVTESRMAIAMARQGGLGVVHRNLSIADQADQVDRVKRSESGMITNPLTIRPEATLRELDNLCAQYRVSGLPVVDEDNRLLGIVTNRDTRFVPESDFPLRLVSDVMTKMPLVTGHVGISREEASHKLATNKIEKLPLVDEQGRLKGLITTKDFTKAEQYPLATKDDEGRLRVGAAIGFFGDGWERAMALVDAGVDALFVDTANGHSQGVLDMIRRLKSDPVAAHVDVIGGQAATREGAQALIDAGADGIKVGVGPGSICTTRVVAGVGVPQITAIYESAKAAIPAGVPLIADGGLQYSGDIGKALVAGADTVMLGSLLAGCDESPGELIFVNGKQFKSYRGMGSLGAMQSRGKNTSYSKDRYFQADVSGDDKLIPEGIEGRVAYRGPLSSVAYQLVGGLRQTMFYTGAPTVAELKARGKFVRITPAGLKESHPHDIQMTVEAPNYGSR